The Miscanthus floridulus cultivar M001 chromosome 7, ASM1932011v1, whole genome shotgun sequence genome includes a region encoding these proteins:
- the LOC136467210 gene encoding protein ACTIVITY OF BC1 COMPLEX KINASE 8, chloroplastic-like codes for MSVASAAAAAAASLVASSSLSVPDHLRLRLRRPPPPQLPCFRRRSRGACLVRAVLEDRAPPPAEEDAKRYGLNGNGSGLGYDDAAVQAYLGSNNNGNGDRSASGDGAAVTQKPAAPASSVAVVPVPVPPAEDERRRKERVEEIGREDAWFKQSTGEVSVAPGGRWNRFKTYSTIQRTLEIWGFVFTFIFKAWLNNQKFTYRGGMTEEKKIIRRKVLAKWLKESLLRLGPTFIKIGQQFSTRVDILPQEYVDQLSELQDQVPPFPSETAVKIVEEELGASVNEIFDRFDFEPIAAASLGQVHRARLNGQEVVIKVQRPGLKELFDIDLKNLRVIAEYLQKVDPKSDGAKRDWVAIYDECASVLYQEIDYTKEAFNAEKFAENFKKLEYVKVPEIYWEYTTPQVLTMEYVPGIKINRIKQLDKLGVDRKRLGRYAVESYLEQILSHGFFHADPHPGNIAADDVNGGRLIFYDFGMMGSISQNIRGGLLEVFYGVYEKDPDKVLKAMVQMGVLVPTGDMTAVRRTAQFFLNSFEERLAAQRKEREMATAELGFKKQLTKEEKFEKRKQRLAAIGEDLLAIAADQPFRFPATFTFVVRAFSVLDGIGKGLDPRFDITEIAKPYAKELLRFNEAGVEVVVKDAKKRWERQSRAFYNLFRQPDRVEKLAQIIERLEQGELKLRVRTLESERAFQRVAAVQKTIGYGVAAGSLVNLATMLYFNSIWGPATIAYSLCAFFGLQVLIGLVKVKKLDRQERLITGTA; via the exons ATGTCCGTCgcgtccgcggcggcggcggcggcagcctcCCTGGTCGCCTCATCCTCGCTCTCCGTCCCagaccacctccgcctccgcctccgccggccCCCGCCTCCTCAACTCCCGTGCTTCCGCCGGCGATCACGCGGGGCCTGCCTCGTACGCGCCGTCCTCGAGGACCGCGCGCCCCCGCCGGCCGAGGAGGACGCCAAGCGCTACGGGCTCAACGGGAACGGGAGCGGGCTCGGGTACGACGATGCCGCCGTCCAAGCGTACCTCGGAAGCAACAACAACGGCAACGGCGACCGGAGCGCCAGCGGTGACGGCGCGGCGGTGACGCAGAAGCCCGCGGCGCCCGCGAGCAGCGTGGCCGTGGTCCCGGTCCCGGTCCCGCCGGCGGAGGAtgagaggaggaggaaggagagggtggAGGAGATCGGGAGGGAGGATGCCTGGTTCAAGCAGAGCACCGGAGAG GTTTCTGTTGCTCCTGGCGGTCGCTGGAATCGGTTTAAAACCTATTCAACAATTCAAAGAACATTGGAAATATGGGGGTTCGTTTTTACATTTATATTCAAGGCTTGGCTCAACAACCAAAAGTTCACCTACAGAG GGGGGATgactgaggagaaaaagataatAAGGAGGAAAGTTCTTGCCAAGTGGCTAAAGGAGAGTCTCTTGAGATTAGGCCCCACATTCATCAAAATAGGGCAACAATTCTCCACCAGAGTGGATATTCTCCCACAGGAATATGTGGATCAACTATCGGAGTTACAG GATCAAGTTCCTCCATTTCCTTCCGAGACAGCTGTAAAAATTGTCGAAGAAGAGCTGGGGGCATCTGTAAATGAGATATTTGATCGATTTGATTTTGAACCAATAGCTGCTGCTAGCCTcg GCCAGGTTCATCGGGCACGTCTGAATGGCCAAGAGGTTGTGATCAAAGTGCAACGGCCTGGTCTGAAGGAGCTGTTCGATATTGATCTGAAGAATTTAAGG GTAATAGCTGAATACCTTCAGAAAGTGGATCCAAAGTCAGATGGCGCCAAGAGAGACTGGGTTGCTATTTACGATGAGTGTGCATCTGTTTTATATCAG GAAATAGACTATACGAAGGAAGCATTTAACGCTGAAAAATTTGCTGAGAACTTCAAAAAATTGGAATATGTGAAGGTTCCTGAAATTTACTGGGAGTACACTACACCTCAG GTTTTAACAATGGAATATGTCCCAGGAATTAAAATTAACAGAATAAAGCAATTAGATAAGTTAGGAGTCGATAGAAAAAG ATTAGGCCGTTATGCTGTTGAGTCCTACCTTGAGCAGATCTTGTCCCATGGATTTTTCCATGCTGACCCG CATCCAGGAAACATTGCTGCTGATGATGTCAATGGAGGGAGACTTATCTTCTATGACTTTGGGATGATGGGAAG TATCAGTCAAAATATTCGGGGAGGATTGCTTGAAGTATTCTATGGAGTTTATGAAAAGGATCCTGACAAA GTGCTTAAAGCAATGGTTCAAATGGGTGTCCTTGTTCCTACTGGAGATATGACTGCTGTCAGAAGAACAGCTCAATTTTTCCTTAATAG CTTTGAAGAGCGTCTAGCAGCACAAAGGAAGGAGAGAGAGATGGCAACTGCAGAACTGGGAtttaaaaagcaattaactaagGAGGAGAAGTTTGAAAAGAGGAAGCAGAGACTTGCTGCAATTG GAGAGGATCTTTTGGCGATTGCTGCTGATCAACCATTTCGCTTCCCTGCCACATTTACATTTGTGGTCAGAGCATTCTCAG TTCTAGATGGTATTGGGAAAGGCCTTGATCCTAGGTTTGATATTACAGAGATTGCTAAGCC ATATGCCAAGGAATTGCTAAGATTTAATGAAGCTGGTGTTGAAGTAGTTGTGAAG GATGCAAAGAAGAGATGGGAAAGGCAGTCCCGTGCCTTTTATAATTTGTTCCGCCAACCCGACAGAGTTGAAAAGCTCGCACAAATTATTGAACGTTTG GAGCAAGGTGAACTCAAGCTTCGTGTCAGAACACTGGAATCGGAAAGAGCATTTCAAAGAGTTGCCGCTGTACAGAAAACAATTGGATAT GGAGTTGCTGCAGGTAGTTTGGTGAACCTTGCAACAATGTTGTACTTCAATTCAATCTGG GGACCAGCAACCATTGCATACTCCCTCTGCGCATTCTTCGGGCTTCAAGTTCTGATCGGGCTTGTCAAGGTTAAGAAGTTGGATCGGCAGGAGAGACTGATAACTGGTACTGCCTGA